From Streptomyces sp. GSL17-111, one genomic window encodes:
- a CDS encoding helical backbone metal receptor, protein MGSARGDVGRVVSLVPSLTEAVAVTAPGLLVGATDWCTHPQGLEVARIGGTKNPDTARIAALAPDLVLANEEENRPADLDALRRAGLRVLVTEVRTLEQGFAELERALVHGCGLPRPRWLDDARAVWREAEAAAPRGPARAVVPIWRRPWMVLGRDTFAGDVLARLGVVTVHAGHAERYPRVPLAELAAADADVVVLPDEPYRFTPDDGPECFPQPAALVSGRHLTWYGPSLTEAPTVLGAALREALGPG, encoded by the coding sequence ATGGGTTCAGCGCGCGGGGACGTCGGCCGGGTGGTCTCGCTGGTGCCGTCACTGACCGAGGCCGTGGCCGTGACGGCACCCGGTCTGCTGGTCGGGGCCACGGACTGGTGCACCCACCCGCAGGGGCTGGAGGTGGCGCGCATCGGCGGCACCAAGAACCCCGACACGGCGCGGATCGCCGCGCTCGCCCCCGACCTCGTCCTGGCCAACGAGGAGGAGAACCGTCCGGCCGACCTCGACGCCCTGCGTCGCGCGGGCCTGCGGGTGCTCGTCACGGAGGTCCGCACGCTGGAGCAGGGGTTCGCCGAGCTCGAGCGCGCCCTGGTGCACGGCTGCGGGCTGCCGCGCCCGCGCTGGCTGGACGACGCGCGGGCCGTGTGGCGGGAGGCGGAGGCGGCGGCCCCGCGCGGGCCCGCCCGCGCGGTCGTGCCGATCTGGCGCAGGCCGTGGATGGTGCTGGGCCGCGACACGTTCGCCGGGGACGTCCTCGCCCGGCTGGGCGTGGTCACCGTGCACGCCGGGCACGCCGAACGCTACCCGCGCGTCCCGCTGGCCGAACTGGCCGCCGCGGACGCCGACGTCGTCGTGCTCCCCGACGAGCCCTACCGGTTCACCCCGGACGACGGCCCGGAGTGCTTCCCCCAGCCCGCCGCGCTCGTGAGCGGGCGTCACCTCACCTGGTACGGCCCGTCGCTGACGGAGGCGCCCACCGTGCTGGGCGCGGCGCTGCGTGAGGCGCTGGGCCCCGGCTGA
- a CDS encoding 5'-3' exonuclease has product MLLDTASLYFRAYFGVPESVTAPDGTPVNAVRGLLDFIARLVQDHRPQELVACMDEDWRPAWRVELIPSYKAHRVAAEHPAGPDEEVVPDTLAPQVPVIEEVLDALGIARAGAAGYEADDVIGTLTGRAEGPVDIVTGDRDLFQLIDDARGVRVLYPVKGMGTLAAFDEAALREKYGVDGPGYALLALLRGDPSDGLPGVPGIGEKTAARLIAAHGDLPGILAAAEDPTSGVTPALRRRLAEARPYLAVAPTVVRVAADVPLPPLDATLPAGPRDPERLAELTERWGLGSSLHRVLAALPR; this is encoded by the coding sequence ATGCTCCTCGACACCGCTTCCCTGTACTTCCGCGCCTACTTCGGGGTGCCGGAGTCCGTCACCGCGCCGGACGGCACGCCCGTCAACGCGGTGCGCGGCCTGCTCGACTTCATCGCCCGGCTGGTGCAGGACCACCGCCCGCAGGAACTGGTGGCCTGTATGGACGAGGACTGGCGGCCCGCCTGGCGGGTGGAGCTGATCCCGTCCTACAAGGCGCACCGGGTCGCGGCGGAGCACCCGGCGGGCCCGGACGAGGAGGTGGTGCCGGACACCCTCGCGCCGCAGGTGCCGGTCATCGAGGAGGTGCTGGACGCTCTGGGCATCGCCCGCGCCGGGGCCGCCGGGTACGAGGCCGACGACGTGATCGGCACCCTGACGGGCCGGGCCGAGGGGCCCGTCGACATCGTCACCGGCGACCGGGACCTCTTCCAGCTCATCGACGACGCGCGCGGCGTCCGGGTGCTGTACCCGGTCAAGGGCATGGGCACGCTCGCCGCGTTCGACGAGGCGGCGCTGCGGGAGAAGTACGGCGTCGACGGGCCGGGGTACGCGCTGCTGGCCCTGCTGCGGGGCGACCCGAGCGACGGGCTGCCGGGCGTGCCCGGCATCGGCGAGAAGACGGCGGCCCGGCTGATCGCCGCCCACGGCGACCTGCCGGGCATCCTGGCCGCCGCCGAGGACCCGACGTCCGGCGTGACGCCCGCGCTGCGGCGCCGGCTGGCCGAGGCGCGCCCCTACCTGGCCGTCGCGCCCACCGTCGTACGCGTCGCCGCCGACGTCCCGCTGCCGCCGCTCGACGCCACGCTCCCGGCCGGGCCGCGTGACCCGGAGCGGCTCGCGGAGCTCACCGAGCGGTGGGGGCTGGGCAGCTCGCTGCACCGCGTCCTCGCCGCCCTGCCCCGCTGA
- a CDS encoding gamma-glutamyl-gamma-aminobutyrate hydrolase family protein has translation MAPALIGVSTYLVDSARWSFWDLPAAVLPAGYHRMVQRAGGLALLLPPDPGPQAARQVVAGLDGLLIAGGADVDPARYGATRDPRTGEPSPERDTWELALIRAALDSGVPLLGVCRGMQLLNVALGGTLDQHVTGHQGAPGTFLSHRVSPVPGTLLGSVLGGPVDVPSCHHQAVDRLGAGLLVGGRADDGVVEAVEAAAGEAFVLGVQWHPEAGRCGRVVRALVDAAERRRAQPGPSASRSAAPSTVGASVSDGPYQVR, from the coding sequence GTGGCCCCCGCGTTGATCGGCGTCAGCACCTATCTGGTGGACTCGGCGCGCTGGAGTTTCTGGGACCTGCCGGCCGCCGTCCTGCCCGCCGGGTACCACCGGATGGTGCAGCGCGCGGGCGGCCTGGCCCTGCTGCTGCCGCCCGACCCCGGGCCGCAGGCGGCCCGGCAGGTCGTGGCCGGGCTGGACGGGCTGCTCATCGCCGGGGGCGCGGACGTCGACCCGGCCCGCTACGGCGCCACGCGCGACCCGCGCACGGGTGAGCCCTCGCCCGAGCGGGACACCTGGGAGCTGGCCCTGATCCGCGCGGCGCTGGACTCCGGCGTGCCGCTGCTGGGCGTCTGCCGGGGCATGCAGCTGCTCAACGTCGCACTCGGCGGCACGCTGGACCAGCACGTCACCGGCCACCAGGGCGCCCCCGGCACGTTCCTGAGCCACCGGGTGTCCCCCGTCCCCGGCACCCTGCTCGGCTCCGTGCTGGGCGGCCCGGTGGACGTCCCCTCCTGCCACCACCAGGCCGTCGACCGGCTCGGAGCGGGGCTGCTCGTCGGCGGCCGGGCCGACGACGGCGTCGTGGAGGCCGTGGAGGCGGCCGCCGGGGAGGCCTTCGTCCTGGGCGTGCAGTGGCACCCGGAGGCCGGCCGGTGCGGACGGGTCGTCCGCGCCCTGGTCGACGCGGCGGAGCGCCGCCGGGCTCAGCCGGGGCCCAGCGCCTCACGCAGCGCCGCGCCCAGCACGGTGGGCGCCTCCGTCAGCGACGGGCCGTACCAGGTGAGGTGA
- a CDS encoding DEAD/DEAH box helicase has translation MSEDMSPAERYAAARLRAVEEATALAPFREMYDFELDPFQLDACRALEAGKGVLVAAPTGSGKTIVGEFAVHLALTQGRKCFYTTPIKALSNQKFSDLARRYGADRVGLLTGDNSINAEAPVVVMTTEVLRNMLYAGSQTLRGLGYVVMDEVHYLSDRFRGAVWEEVIIHLPDSVTLVSLSATVSNAEEFGDWLDTVRGDTEVIVSEHRPVPLWQHVLAGRRMYDLFEEKSGKRTVNPDLVRMARMENSRPNGRDRRGPKREADRERERRRRIWVPSRPEVIDRLDAAGLLPAITFIFSRAGCEAAVQQCLVAGLRLNDAAAQTTVREIVEERTASIPDQDLHVLGYFEWLEGLQRGIAAHHAGMLPTFKEVVEELFVKGLVKAVFATETLALGINMPARSVVLERLVKWNGEQHADITPGEYTQLTGRAGRRGIDVEGHAVVLWQRGMDPEGLAGLAGTRTYPLRSSFKPSYNMAVNLVEQFGRHRSRELLETSFAQFQADRSVVGISRQVQKNEEGLEGYEAAMTCHLGDFAEYGRLRRELKDRETELAKQGAVQRRAQAAAALEKLRPGDIIHVPTGKFAGLALVLDPGLPAGRSHGHRPFDQHDGPRPLVLTVGRQVKRLAGMDFPVPVEALDRMRIPRSFNARSPQSRRDLASALRTRAGAVGHDGTPPHRRRKQRSAATEDEEILRLRAAIRQHPCHGCDDREHHARWAERYYRLRRDTRQLERRIEGRTNTIARTFDRVYALLTDLRYLDGDTVTVDGRRLARLYGELDLLAAECLRENVWEGLSPSELAACASALVYEARSPDDALPPALPGGGAKAALGETVRIWGRLDALEERHGVSQTEGVGQREPDLGFAWPVYRWAEGDGLDAVLREAEMPAGDFVRWCKQVIDVLGQLAAAAPEGSTVRRNARRAVDSMLRGVVAYSSVG, from the coding sequence ATGAGCGAGGACATGTCCCCTGCTGAGCGCTACGCCGCGGCCCGCCTGAGGGCGGTCGAAGAGGCGACGGCGCTCGCACCCTTCCGAGAGATGTACGACTTCGAGCTGGACCCGTTCCAGCTCGACGCCTGCCGGGCACTGGAGGCCGGCAAGGGGGTCCTGGTGGCCGCGCCCACCGGATCCGGCAAGACGATCGTGGGCGAGTTCGCGGTTCACCTGGCCCTCACCCAGGGCCGCAAGTGCTTCTACACGACGCCGATCAAGGCACTCTCCAACCAGAAGTTCTCCGACCTCGCGCGCCGCTACGGCGCCGACCGGGTCGGGCTGCTGACCGGGGACAACAGCATCAACGCCGAGGCACCGGTCGTCGTCATGACCACCGAGGTGCTGCGGAACATGCTCTACGCGGGCTCGCAGACGCTGCGTGGGCTCGGGTACGTCGTCATGGACGAGGTCCACTACCTCTCCGACCGCTTCCGCGGCGCGGTGTGGGAGGAGGTCATCATCCACCTCCCCGACTCGGTGACCCTCGTCTCGCTGTCCGCGACGGTCTCGAACGCGGAGGAGTTCGGCGACTGGCTCGACACCGTGCGCGGCGACACCGAGGTGATCGTCTCCGAGCACCGCCCCGTGCCCCTGTGGCAGCACGTGCTCGCCGGGCGCCGCATGTACGACCTGTTCGAGGAGAAGTCCGGCAAGCGGACCGTCAACCCCGACCTCGTCCGCATGGCGCGGATGGAGAACAGCCGCCCGAACGGGCGCGACCGGCGGGGGCCGAAACGGGAGGCCGACCGGGAGCGGGAACGCCGCCGCCGGATCTGGGTCCCCAGCCGGCCCGAGGTCATCGACCGGCTCGACGCGGCGGGGCTGCTGCCCGCGATCACGTTCATCTTCAGCCGCGCCGGCTGCGAGGCGGCCGTGCAGCAGTGTCTCGTCGCCGGGCTGCGGCTCAACGACGCGGCCGCCCAGACCACCGTCCGGGAGATCGTCGAGGAGCGCACGGCGTCCATCCCGGACCAGGACCTCCACGTCCTCGGCTACTTCGAGTGGCTGGAGGGGCTCCAGCGGGGCATCGCCGCCCACCACGCGGGCATGCTGCCGACCTTCAAGGAGGTCGTGGAGGAACTGTTCGTCAAGGGGCTGGTGAAGGCGGTGTTCGCCACCGAGACGCTGGCCCTCGGCATCAACATGCCCGCCCGCTCGGTGGTGCTGGAGAGGCTCGTCAAGTGGAACGGCGAGCAGCACGCCGACATCACCCCGGGGGAGTACACCCAGCTGACCGGCCGGGCCGGACGGCGCGGCATCGACGTCGAGGGCCACGCCGTCGTGCTGTGGCAGCGCGGCATGGACCCGGAGGGCCTCGCCGGCCTCGCCGGGACGCGCACCTACCCGCTGCGTTCCTCGTTCAAGCCCTCGTACAACATGGCCGTGAACCTCGTCGAGCAGTTCGGCCGACACCGCTCGCGCGAGCTGTTGGAGACCTCCTTCGCGCAGTTCCAGGCGGACCGGTCGGTGGTCGGCATCTCGCGCCAGGTGCAGAAGAACGAGGAGGGCCTGGAGGGCTACGAGGCCGCCATGACGTGCCACCTCGGGGACTTCGCCGAGTACGGGCGGCTGCGGCGGGAGCTGAAGGACCGGGAGACCGAACTGGCCAAGCAGGGCGCCGTCCAGCGGCGGGCCCAGGCCGCCGCGGCGCTGGAGAAGCTGCGCCCGGGCGACATCATCCACGTCCCCACCGGCAAGTTCGCCGGCCTCGCGCTCGTCCTGGACCCGGGCCTGCCGGCCGGCCGCAGCCACGGCCACCGACCGTTCGACCAGCACGACGGCCCCCGCCCGCTCGTCCTCACCGTGGGGCGGCAGGTCAAGCGGCTGGCGGGCATGGACTTCCCCGTCCCCGTCGAGGCGCTGGACCGCATGCGCATCCCCCGGTCCTTCAACGCGCGCAGCCCCCAGTCGCGTCGCGACCTCGCGTCGGCCCTGCGCACCAGGGCCGGAGCCGTCGGCCACGACGGGACGCCGCCGCACCGGCGCCGCAAGCAGCGCTCGGCCGCCACCGAGGACGAGGAGATCCTGCGGCTGCGGGCGGCGATCCGGCAGCACCCCTGCCACGGCTGCGACGACCGGGAGCACCACGCCCGCTGGGCCGAGCGCTACTACCGGCTCCGGCGGGACACCCGGCAGCTGGAACGCCGCATCGAGGGCCGCACCAACACCATCGCGAGGACCTTCGACCGCGTCTACGCCCTCCTCACCGACCTGCGGTACCTGGACGGCGACACGGTCACGGTGGACGGCAGGCGGCTGGCCCGGCTCTACGGTGAACTGGACCTGCTGGCCGCCGAGTGCCTGCGGGAGAACGTGTGGGAAGGCCTGTCGCCGTCCGAACTGGCCGCCTGTGCCTCGGCACTGGTCTACGAGGCGCGCTCGCCCGACGACGCGTTGCCGCCCGCGCTGCCGGGCGGCGGGGCCAAGGCGGCGCTGGGCGAGACGGTCCGCATCTGGGGCCGGCTGGACGCGCTGGAGGAGCGGCACGGCGTCAGCCAGACGGAGGGCGTGGGCCAGCGGGAGCCGGACCTCGGCTTCGCCTGGCCCGTGTACCGCTGGGCGGAGGGCGACGGCCTGGACGCCGTCCTGCGCGAGGCCGAGATGCCCGCCGGGGACTTCGTGCGCTGGTGCAAGCAGGTCATCGACGTGCTGGGCCAGCTCGCCGCCGCCGCGCCCGAGGGCAGCACCGTCCGGCGCAACGCCCGCAGGGCGGTCGACTCCATGCTGCGCGGCGTCGTGGCGTACTCGTCCGTCGGCTGA